The following coding sequences are from one Pocillopora verrucosa isolate sample1 chromosome 5, ASM3666991v2, whole genome shotgun sequence window:
- the LOC131784504 gene encoding protein Wnt-4, with protein MSEMRFLMILPAVTVTLTFLHMVTSTGNPRDDPGSTIPFSIKDASKTKNITRAGVNRGLRECQRLFKNDIWNCSFHDESVTRELTDFVQTTLPYANREMAFLHAITTAGILQEIVSQCAANKITECSCNKTAWQSHACKKTILDFAVKQTKILTRSKTQGNDEQNKIDQSHKKEGIKVFKRNYRSCHGKVPKNCKTFQEIANELKKKYQSVSKTNRAQQDIRSTFKRKPKFG; from the exons ATGTCAGAGATGAGGTTTTTGATGATATTGCCAGCAGTCACAGTAACTTTGACTTTCTTACACATGGTTACAAGCACAGGAAACCCAAG AGATGACCCAGGATCAACCATTCCTTTTTCCATAAag GATGCTTCCAAAACAAAGAACATAACGAGAGCTGGAGTTAACAGGGGTCTGAGGGAATGCCAACGGCTATTTAAGAACGACATCTGGAACTGCAGTTTTCATGACGAAAGTGTGACTAGAGAATTAACTGACTTTGTTCAAACAACTTTGCCTTACG CCAATAGAGAGATGGCGTTTTTACATGCGATCACCACCGCTGGCATCCTTCAAGAAATTGTTTCTCAGTGCGCTGCAAACAAAATTACCGAATGCAGTTGTAACAAAACAGCATGGCAATCGCACGCCTGTAAAAAAACCATCCTGGATTTTGCTGTAAAGCAGACAAAGATTCTCACAAGAAGTAAAACGCAAGGGAACGacgaacaaaataaaattgaccaaagtcataaaaaagaaggaataaaG GTTTTCAAGAGGAACTATCGCAGTTGTCATGGTAAAGTGCCTAAAAATTGTAAGACTTTCCAAGAAATTGcaaatgaactaaaaaaaaaatatcagtctGTTAGCAAGACCAACAGGGCGCAGCAGGATATCAGAtctacttttaaaagaaagcctAAATTTGGATGA